Proteins encoded together in one Longimicrobium sp. window:
- a CDS encoding ROK family protein, giving the protein MRKIDPRNFQRATRTTSKEINRQIVLNLIREYQPISRADLARRMEVARAIVSPLVNELIECGLVYEGAAGQSRRGRKPTLLHVRAHDRLAAAADVRLSETHVMLCDFSGRPLALEVFRTPLEPAELVAELGARVRRLLDANAAAGECQGIGLVVPGMVDHRSGRLMNAPTLGWRDVDLREPLEAAAGLPVHIERDAVACAHARMWLGQDPGEDSFAYVTFSDGVGAGLVVGGRVVRGHRDAAGEFGHIPLTLDGPACMCGSRGCWEAYTSNPAIVARYLGRELATRDSYRQVRETGLTVSDVVARARSGDPAARGALQESARWIGLGLAAIVNALNPGRIIVGGEVAAAWDLVGPPALAAMAERTLTQGTAATPVVPEPADEQTRLRGAAALVVAPVFAAPTIG; this is encoded by the coding sequence GTGCGCAAGATCGATCCGCGGAACTTCCAGCGTGCCACGCGCACGACCAGCAAGGAGATCAACCGCCAGATCGTCCTCAACCTGATCCGCGAGTACCAGCCGATCTCGCGGGCCGACCTGGCCCGCCGCATGGAGGTGGCCCGGGCCATCGTGAGCCCGCTGGTCAACGAGCTGATCGAGTGCGGGCTGGTCTACGAGGGGGCGGCGGGGCAGTCGCGCCGCGGCCGCAAGCCCACCCTCCTGCACGTGCGCGCGCACGACCGGCTGGCGGCGGCGGCCGACGTGCGGCTCTCCGAGACGCACGTGATGCTCTGCGACTTCAGCGGGCGGCCGCTGGCGCTGGAGGTGTTCAGGACGCCGCTGGAGCCGGCGGAGCTGGTGGCGGAGCTGGGCGCGCGCGTGCGGCGGCTGCTGGACGCCAACGCGGCGGCCGGCGAGTGCCAGGGGATCGGACTGGTGGTGCCGGGGATGGTGGACCACCGCAGCGGCCGGCTGATGAACGCGCCCACCCTGGGCTGGCGCGACGTGGACCTGCGCGAGCCCCTGGAAGCGGCCGCGGGGCTGCCGGTGCACATCGAGCGCGACGCGGTGGCCTGCGCCCACGCCCGCATGTGGCTGGGGCAGGACCCCGGCGAGGACAGCTTCGCCTACGTGACCTTCTCCGACGGCGTGGGCGCGGGGCTGGTGGTGGGCGGGCGGGTGGTGCGCGGGCACCGCGACGCCGCGGGCGAGTTCGGGCACATCCCGCTCACGCTCGACGGGCCGGCGTGCATGTGCGGCTCGCGCGGGTGCTGGGAGGCGTACACCTCCAACCCCGCCATCGTCGCCCGCTACCTGGGGCGCGAGCTGGCCACCCGCGACAGCTACCGCCAGGTGCGCGAGACGGGGCTCACCGTCTCGGACGTGGTCGCGCGGGCGCGCTCGGGCGACCCGGCGGCGCGCGGGGCGCTGCAGGAGAGCGCGCGCTGGATCGGGCTGGGGCTGGCGGCCATCGTCAACGCGCTGAACCCGGGGCGCATCATCGTGGGCGGCGAGGTGGCGGCGGCGTGGGACCTGGTGGGCCCGCCCGCCTTGGCGGCGATGGCCGAGCGCACGCTCACGCAGGGCACCGCCGCCACCCCCGTGGTCCCCGA